The sequence GCTCGGGCTCGGGCCGCTCCTCGGCGACCGGGGCGCTCTCGGTCACCGGGGCGGGAGCGGCGGCGGCCTTCGGGGCGCCGGCCGGAGCCGTCGCCTTGCGGGTCGCACGCCGACGGCCGCGGCCGCGCGTGGCGGCCGCCTCGGCCTCGGCCGGGCTGCTGTACAGCTCCTCGTCCGGGACGAACTCCGGCTCGGGCAGCGCCACCGGGGCGGCGACCTCGGCAGCCAGCTCGGCCTCGGTCTCGGCCGCGTGCTCGTGCTCCGCCTCGTGCTCGGCGTGCTCCGTGTGCTCGGTGAACTGACCGCTCTCGTGGTCGTGCTCCTGGCCCGAGCCGCCGCGGCGCTTCTTGGAGCGCTTGCCACCGCCACCGCCGCCGCCGACGGACGTCGGCTGCTCCATGTGCACGATCACACCGCGTCCGTTGCAGTGGACACAGGTCTCGGAGAAGGACTCCAGCAGACCCTGGCCCACCCGCTTGCGGGTCATCTGGACCAGGCCCAGCGAGGTGACCTCGGCGACCTGGTGCTTCGTACGGTCCCGGCCCAGGCACTCCAGCAGTCGCCGCAGCACCAGGTCCCGGTTGGACTCCAGCACCATGTCGATGAAGTCGACGACGACGATGCCACCGAGGTCGCGCAGCCGCAGCTGACGCACGATCTCCTCGGCCGCCTCCAGGTTGTTCTTGGTGACGGTCTCTTCCAGGTTGCCGCCCTGGCCGGTGAACTTGCCGGTGTTGACGTCGACGACGACCATCGCCTCGGTCTTGTCGATCACCAGCGAGCCGCCGCTCGGCAGATAGACCTTGCGGTCCAGCGCCTTCATCAGCTGCTCGTCGATCCGGTAGGTCGCGAAGACGTCGACCTCGGAGGTCCACCGCGACAGGCGGTCCGTCAGATCCGGGGCCACGTGCGAGACATAGCCGTGGATGGTCTCCCACGCGTCGTCACCGCTGACGATGACCTTCGAGAAGTCCTCGTTGAAGATGTCGCGGACGACCCGGACGGTCATGTCCGGCTCGCCGTAGAGCAGCGTCGGCGCGTTGGAGCTGCCGCTGTTCTTCGACTTCTTCTGGATCTCCTCCCACTGCTCCTGGAGCCGCTCGACATCGCGGCGCAGCTCGTCCTCGCTCGCGCCCTCGGCGGCGGTGCGCACGATGACGCCCGCGTCCTCGGGGACGATCTTCTTGAGGATGGACTTCAGCCGGGACCGCTCGGTGTCGGGCAGCTTGCGGCTGATCCCGGTCATCGAGCCCTCGGGCACGTACACCAGGTAACGGCCGGGCAGCGAGACCTGGCTGGTCAGGCGGGCGCCCTTGTGACCGATCGGGTCCTTCGTCACCTGGACGAGGACCGACTGGCCGGACTTCAGCGCGGTCTCGATACGGCGCGGCCCGTGGGCCATGCCGAGCGCCTCGAAGTTGACCTCACCGGCGTACAGGACGGCGTTGCGGCCCTTGCCGATGTCGACGAAGGCGGCCTCCATGGACGGCAGAACGTTCTGCACCTTGCCCAGGTAGACGTTGCCGACGTAGCTGGTGGCCTGCTCCTTGTTGACGTAGTGCTCGACGAGCACGTTGTCCTCAAGGACGCCGATCTGGGTGCGCTCGCCGTTCTGGCGGACGACCATCACCCGCTCGACGGCCTCGCGGCGGGCCAGGAACTCGGCCTCGGTGATGATCGGGACGCGACGGCGGCCCTGCTCACGGCCTTCGCGGCGGCGCTGCTTCTTCGCCTCCATACGGGTCGAGCCCTTGATGGACTGGACCTCGTCGAAGCCGGTGCCGGGCTCGCGCTCTTCCTTCTTGCGGGGCTCGCGGACCTTGACGACCGTACGCTCCGGGTCGTCCTGGCCGTTCTCGGTCTCGGGTCCGGCGTCACCGCTGCGACGGCGGCGACGGCGACGGCGACGGCTGCTGCTCGAACCGGCGGGCGAGGAGTCGTTGTCCTCCTCGTCCTCCGCCTCGTCGGCGTACTGCCCCTGCTCGTCCTCGGAGCGGTCGGAGCGGTCGGCATGCGTCTCGTCGCCGTGCTGCTCGGCGTCGTCCGTGTCGTTGATCTCACCGCGACGACGACGGCGTCCACCGCGACGGCGACGGCGCGAGGGCCGGTCACCGTACTCGTCGGAGTCCTCGCCCTCGTGCTCGGCGTCGGCCTCGGCCTCGGGCTCGTCCTGCTCGTTGCCGGGCTGCTCGACGGGCTCATCGGCCGGGGCGGCGGGCGCGGCGGTCTGCTCGGGCTCGGCGCTCTCGCCGCGACGGCGGCGACGGCGGCGCGAGCCGCCCTGGGACGCGGCCTCGGCGGGTTCGGCCTCGGCGGGCGCGGCCTGCTGGGCGGGCTCGGCCTCGGCCGTCACCTGCTCCTCGGCCTCGTCGCTCTCGTCGTACGGCGCGACCGAACCGGCCGCGGCAGCGGCGGCAGCGGCGGTCTCGGGGGTCTGGAACATCGGCTCGGCGAAGACCGGCGCCTGGAAGACGGCCACGGCGGGGCGCGCCGCACGGCGGCCCTTGCGGGTCGGCTCCTCGACCTTGCCGGTGAACTCCGGCCTGCCCGCGGCGGCGGTGGCCCGACGGCGCTGACGGCCGCGCGGCGCGGCCTCCTCGACCTCTTCGGTCTCGGTCGCCAGCTCCTCGGCGACCGCCTCGGGAAGGCTCTCGCCGGTCTCGGCCGCCAGTTCCTCGGAGGCCGCTTCGGTGACCTGCGGGGCTCCGGCGGGGGAGGTCGCCTTGCGGGAGGCACGACGACGGCCACGGGGAGCCACCGGCTCCTCGACCGCCTCGACGGGCTCCACCACGGCCTCGGCCACCGGCTCCACGATCTCGACGGCGCTCTCCGCGGCGGCGGCCTGCGGCGCACCGGCCGGGGCCGACGCGCGGCGCCGGGCACGGGCGCGGGGTGCTGCCGGGGCCTGCGGTTCCTCGACGGCTTCGGCGGGCTCCGCGACGGCCTCGGGCTCGGCGGACGCGGCCGGCTCGACCACGACGGCGGCCTCGGCGGTCTGCGGGGCTCCGGCGGGGGAGGTCGCCTTGCGGGAGGCACGACGACGGCCACGGGGAGCCACCGGCTCCTCGACCGCCTCGACGGGCTCCGCCACGGGCTCCACGATCTCGGCGGCGCTCTCCACGGCCTCGGGGGTCTGCGGGGCACCCGCCGGGGCGGTCGCCTTGCGGACCGCGCGGCGGCGGGCACGCGGCGCGGGGGCCTCGGCGGGCTCGGGGTCGGCCGGGGCCTCCACTGCCTCCACGGGTGCGGGCTCGGCGGCGCTCTCCACCGTCTCGGCGGTCTGCGGGGCACCAGCCGGAGCGGTGGCCTTACGGACCGCGCGGCGGCGTGTGCGCGCCGGGGGCGCGGCCTCGTCCGGCGCGGTGTCCGCGGCTTCGACGGCCGGTATGGCCGGCGTCACGTCTTCGGCGCCCGTGCCCGGTGCGCCCGCCGTGGGCGGGCCCGCGGGGCGGGAAGCCGCGCGGCGCCTGCGGCGCGGCGGCAGCTTGTCGCCGGGGGTGTCGTCTTCGCTGTTTCCGGTCGTACCGGGTTCGTTCGACTCAAGCATGCGGGCGGTTCTCCCGTCACGCTCCCGGGCGCCGCGTCTGATTCCGGTCCGTCACGGTCCGCATGTGGTGCGATACCGCCGTCCGGGGCGCGGGCGCCGCACAGGAGCTGATGTCTGGCTCGCCGGTTCCGTACGCGTTGTACGCACGGCCTGGCGAAAGTCTTCTGGTCAGTGCGCGGCCCGACCCAGGTGGCTCCCGAGTCCAAGGGCTGCGCTTCAACGACCGCCTTACGCGGAACCTGTACCTTCCGGCGCTGTCGCGACGGCAGCCTGTGCGACCGCTGGTTGAGCGGTCGGGGCTGCCTCGCGGTCAGGCGCGAGCGGGTCGGTCACCGTGCCGGACTCCTCGTCGAAGAGCCCCTGCGCCAGCCTGGTCACCGCTGCGGGGACCGGCGGCGCGAGGTCGGCCACAGCTCGGAGACCGGACAGGACGTCGTCGGGTCGCACGGCAGGTGTCACGTGCCGAACAACCAGCCGCAGTATCGCACAGGGCTTGTCCCCGGGCCTATCAGGCTGTGGATCAAGAGCCTGCAGGTCGGCGACGGCGGCACGGGCGTCGAAGGTCCGCATCCCGTTCTTCGCGCGGCGCTGGACCTCGACGGTCTCGGCGTCGTTGAAGGCGGAGACGGCCCTGCGGGCGTCCTCGGACGTGACTCCGTCGAGGCGCATCTCCCAGACGGAGGCGGTCAGCCGGTCGGCGAGACCCGAGGTACGGGCCTCCACCGCGTCGGTGACGTCGAGACCGTCCGGCAGCGACGCGTTGAGCAGGTCGCGCAGTACGTCGGGATCACGCGCCTCGGTGAGGGCGATCTCCAGGAACTCGGCCTCGCTGCCCGTGCCGGTGGGGGCGGCATTGGCGTACGACACCTTGGGGTGGGGGGTGAAGCCCGCCGAGTACGCCATCGGCACCTCGGAGCGGCGCAGTGCCCGCTCGAAGGCCCGCTGGAAGTCTCGGTGGCTGGTGAACCGGAGGCGGCCGCGCTTGGTGTAGCGCAGGCGGATGCGCTGCACTGCCGGTGCGGGCGGCGGGCCTTCGGGCTGTCGCTTGCCCAGTGGTTCTTCTCCTCGGTGCGGGGCGGGCGCGGTGGCGCGCCGCCCACGAAATACGGGTGGCCCCGGGGTGCCCGTACCGGCTCACCCCCGCTTGGTGAATCGCTCTCCGAGCGGGGAGATCTCTGGTGCCTGCGCCGCGCTGGGGACAGTCGTTGTTTGTTGCGCACCACCCAGCGTACGCGCAGCAACCACGCCCTGTTCCCCGGCCCGGGGGTCCGGCCCTCCCCCGACCAGTGCCCGCCAGGCGTCCCGCCGGGCCTGCCGGACGCTCTCGCGGGCCGCGCGCAGGGCGCCGCGTGCGGCCCGTCCGGCCTCCACGGCGGCCCGTTTGGCGGGGGCCCAGACCGCGTCGCGCACGAAATGTCCGACCGGGGTGCACACGGTGCGGTAGACCCAGGCCACCGGCGCGCCGACCAGATGCCACGCCAGCCAGGCCAGGGCCCGGCCGACCGCCCGGGAGAGGTACCCGGCGACGCGCCAGGCGACCCCGATCGCGGTGCCGATCTCGCGGCAGACCGGAACGAGGACGCGCGTGTACACCCAGGAGACGGGGACGACGAGCAGCGTGCGGATCAGCCACACGCAGGCCGTCGCGAGAGCGTTCCCGACGGCGGCGAGACCCCGCCCCAGCAGGGCGAGCAGCCAGGAGATGCCGTGTCCGACCGGGGTGAGGACCGCCCCGTACAGCCACACCACCGGGACGACGAGCCCGTACCGCACCAGCGGCACCACCACGTACCGCCACAGGCCCACCACCGGGCGGACGAACACCGTGGTCAGCAGCCATCCCAGCGCGGTGCCGATGCCCCGTCCGGCCGGGGCGAGCAGCGAGCGGTACAGCCAGGTGAGCCCGTGGCCCAGTGGAGTGAGGACCGCCTCGTACAGCCACACCAGCGGGACGACGAGCCCGTACCGGACCAGCGGCACCACCAGGTAGCGCCAGAGGCCGGTCCAGAGCCGGACGAACAGGGCCGTGGCCAGCCACAGCAGGGCGTGGCCGAGCGGGGTGAGGACCATGCGGTACAGCCAGGCCGACGGGATCACGACGAGTACGTCGCACAGCCACGCCAGGGCCCGGCCGAGGGGGCGCAGCAGTACACGTTCGGCGGCGTGCCAGGTGGCGGCGAGCGCGTCCCAGACCATGCGTACGGGCAGCACGACCACCAGGACCACGATCCGGACCGGAATCCTGACCAGGGTGGTCAGGCAGCCCTCGCCGGACTCGTACCGCGCGGGCGCCTGGTGCTTGCCGTATTCCATGCCGTACATGACGCGATGGCCCGGTCCGGGGTTTCCCGGACCGGGCCATCGTCACCGAGCTGTCACTCGCGCGGCCGCGGGCGGTTACGCGCCGCGCGCCCGCCGGGCCCCGCGGGGTCGGGCGGAGCGCCGTGGGGCTACTTCACGACCGTGAGCGGCAGGAGCTTCTTGCCGGTCGGGCCGATCTGGATGCTGGTGTCCATCTGCGGGCAGACGCCGCAGTCGAAGCACGGGGTCCAGCGGCAGTCCTCGACCTCGGTCTCGTCGAGCGAGTCCTGCCAGTCCTCCCAGAGCCAGTCCTTGTCGAGGCCGGAGTCCAGGTGGTCCCAGGGCAGGACCTCCTCGTACGTCCGCTCCCGGGTGGTGTACCAGTCGACGTCCACGCCGAATTCGGGCAGCGCCTTCTGCGCGCTGGCCATCCAGAGGTCGTAGCTGAAGTGCTCGCGCCAGCCGTCGAAACGGCCGCCGGCCTCGTAGACCGCGCGGATGACGGAGCCCACCCGGCGGTCGCCGCGCGAGAGCAGTCCCTCGACGATGCCGGGCTTGCCGTCGTGGTAGCGGAAGCCGATGGAGCGGCCGTACTTCTTGTCGCCGCGGATCTTGTCGCGGAGCTTCGTCAGCCGGGCGTCGGTCTCCTCGGCGCTGAGCTGCGGGGCCCACTGGAAGGGCGTGTGCGGCTTGGGTACGAAGCCGCCGATGGAGACGGTGCAGCGGATGTCGTTCTGGCCGGAGACCTCGCGGCCCTTGGCGATCACGTTGACCGCCATGTCACCGATCTGGAGGACGTCCTCGTCGGTCTCGGTGGGCAGGCCGCACATGAAGTACAGCTTCACCTGGCGCCAGCCGTTGCCGTACGCGGTGGAGACCGTACGGATCAGGTCCTCCTCCGAGACCATCTTGTTGATGACCTTGCGCAGGCGCTCGGAGCCGCCCTCGGGGGCGAAGGTGAGACCGGAGCGGCGGCCGTTGCGGGTCAGCTCGTTGGCCAGGTCCACGTTGAACGCGTCGACGCGGGTGGAGGGCAGCGAGAGCCCGATCTTGTCCTCGGTGTACCGGTCGGCGAGGCCCTTGGCGATCTCGCCGATCTCGCTGTGGTCGGCGGAGGACAGGGACAGCAGGCCGACCTCCTCGAAGCCGGTGGCCTTGAGACCCTTCTCGACCATCTCGCCGATGCCGGTGATGCTTCGCTCCCGCACGGGGCGCGTGATCATGCCGGCCTGGCAGAAACGGCAGCCGCGGGTGCAGCCGCGGAAGATCTCGACGGACATCCGCTCGTGGACGGTCTCGGCGAGCGGGACCAGCGGCTGCTTGGGGTAGGGCCATTCGTCGAGGTCCATGACGGTGTGCTTGGACACCCGCCACGGCACGCCGGACCTGTTGGGCACGACCCGGCCGATGCGGCCGTCGGGGAGGTACTCGACGTCGTAGAAGCGCGGGACGTAGACACCGCCCGTCTTCGACAGCCGGAAGAGCACCTCGTCACGGCCACCGGGACGGCCTTCGGCCTTCCAGGCCCGGACGATCTCGGTGATCTCCAGGACGGCCTGCTCGCCGTCGCCGATGACCGCGCAGTCGATGAACCGCGCGATCGGCTCGGGGTTGAACGCCGCGTGGCCGCCCGCGAGCACGATCGGGTCGTCGACCGTACGGTCCGCGGCCTCCAGCGGGATGCCCGCGAGGTCGAGGGCGGTGAGCATGTTGGTGTAACCGAGCTCGGTGGAGAAGCTGAGGCCGAAGACGTCGAAGGCGCCGACGGGCCGGTGGCTGTCCACGGTGAACTGGGGGACCCGGTGCTCACGCATCAGCGCTTCGAGGTCGGGCCAGACGCTGTAGGTGCGTTCGGCGAGGACCCCTTCGCGCTCGTTGAGCACCTCGTAGAGGATCATGACGCCCTGGTTGGGGAGTCCGACCTCGTAGGCGTCGGGGTACATGAGGGCCCAGCGGACGTCGCAGCTGTCCCACTCCTTGACGGTGGAGTTCAGCTCACCGCCGACGTACTGGATGGGCTTCTGCACATGCGGGAGCAGAGCTTCGAGCTGTGGGAAGACCGACTCGGCAGACATCTCGCGAACCTTCGTGAGCTGGCAGGGGTGACCATCCAGCGTACCCCGCTGTTCAGCCCTTCAGATCCGCCCGCAACCCCGGCCCGGACGCCCTCGCCCAGCTCTCCGGCAGCTCGCGTTCACGGGCCGCCGCCCG is a genomic window of Streptomyces sp. NBC_01237 containing:
- a CDS encoding Rne/Rng family ribonuclease gives rise to the protein MLESNEPGTTGNSEDDTPGDKLPPRRRRRAASRPAGPPTAGAPGTGAEDVTPAIPAVEAADTAPDEAAPPARTRRRAVRKATAPAGAPQTAETVESAAEPAPVEAVEAPADPEPAEAPAPRARRRAVRKATAPAGAPQTPEAVESAAEIVEPVAEPVEAVEEPVAPRGRRRASRKATSPAGAPQTAEAAVVVEPAASAEPEAVAEPAEAVEEPQAPAAPRARARRRASAPAGAPQAAAAESAVEIVEPVAEAVVEPVEAVEEPVAPRGRRRASRKATSPAGAPQVTEAASEELAAETGESLPEAVAEELATETEEVEEAAPRGRQRRRATAAAGRPEFTGKVEEPTRKGRRAARPAVAVFQAPVFAEPMFQTPETAAAAAAAAGSVAPYDESDEAEEQVTAEAEPAQQAAPAEAEPAEAASQGGSRRRRRRRGESAEPEQTAAPAAPADEPVEQPGNEQDEPEAEADAEHEGEDSDEYGDRPSRRRRRGGRRRRRGEINDTDDAEQHGDETHADRSDRSEDEQGQYADEAEDEEDNDSSPAGSSSSRRRRRRRRRSGDAGPETENGQDDPERTVVKVREPRKKEEREPGTGFDEVQSIKGSTRMEAKKQRRREGREQGRRRVPIITEAEFLARREAVERVMVVRQNGERTQIGVLEDNVLVEHYVNKEQATSYVGNVYLGKVQNVLPSMEAAFVDIGKGRNAVLYAGEVNFEALGMAHGPRRIETALKSGQSVLVQVTKDPIGHKGARLTSQVSLPGRYLVYVPEGSMTGISRKLPDTERSRLKSILKKIVPEDAGVIVRTAAEGASEDELRRDVERLQEQWEEIQKKSKNSGSSNAPTLLYGEPDMTVRVVRDIFNEDFSKVIVSGDDAWETIHGYVSHVAPDLTDRLSRWTSEVDVFATYRIDEQLMKALDRKVYLPSGGSLVIDKTEAMVVVDVNTGKFTGQGGNLEETVTKNNLEAAEEIVRQLRLRDLGGIVVVDFIDMVLESNRDLVLRRLLECLGRDRTKHQVAEVTSLGLVQMTRKRVGQGLLESFSETCVHCNGRGVIVHMEQPTSVGGGGGGGKRSKKRRGGSGQEHDHESGQFTEHTEHAEHEAEHEHAAETEAELAAEVAAPVALPEPEFVPDEELYSSPAEAEAAATRGRGRRRATRKATAPAGAPKAAAAPAPVTESAPVAEERPEPEPVVETPEAAPAPEAEAAPQGRTRRRATRKASAPAGSPKQAEAAEPVQPAEPTTDPVAVEDPVVEAPAAETPVAEAPAAEVTETPAAPPRARRRATRKATAPAGSPAGTEEPAVVVVTTTPESEAPADGAQTGAEAPEAPAKKTARKTAKKATAKKATATKTAAKKTVAKKTAAKKTTTKKATKKTVAAEQSSPSVTASAPSAEGTPSDS
- a CDS encoding TIGR03936 family radical SAM-associated protein; its protein translation is MQRIRLRYTKRGRLRFTSHRDFQRAFERALRRSEVPMAYSAGFTPHPKVSYANAAPTGTGSEAEFLEIALTEARDPDVLRDLLNASLPDGLDVTDAVEARTSGLADRLTASVWEMRLDGVTSEDARRAVSAFNDAETVEVQRRAKNGMRTFDARAAVADLQALDPQPDRPGDKPCAILRLVVRHVTPAVRPDDVLSGLRAVADLAPPVPAAVTRLAQGLFDEESGTVTDPLAPDREAAPTAQPAVAQAAVATAPEGTGSA
- a CDS encoding TIGR03960 family B12-binding radical SAM protein translates to MSAESVFPQLEALLPHVQKPIQYVGGELNSTVKEWDSCDVRWALMYPDAYEVGLPNQGVMILYEVLNEREGVLAERTYSVWPDLEALMREHRVPQFTVDSHRPVGAFDVFGLSFSTELGYTNMLTALDLAGIPLEAADRTVDDPIVLAGGHAAFNPEPIARFIDCAVIGDGEQAVLEITEIVRAWKAEGRPGGRDEVLFRLSKTGGVYVPRFYDVEYLPDGRIGRVVPNRSGVPWRVSKHTVMDLDEWPYPKQPLVPLAETVHERMSVEIFRGCTRGCRFCQAGMITRPVRERSITGIGEMVEKGLKATGFEEVGLLSLSSADHSEIGEIAKGLADRYTEDKIGLSLPSTRVDAFNVDLANELTRNGRRSGLTFAPEGGSERLRKVINKMVSEEDLIRTVSTAYGNGWRQVKLYFMCGLPTETDEDVLQIGDMAVNVIAKGREVSGQNDIRCTVSIGGFVPKPHTPFQWAPQLSAEETDARLTKLRDKIRGDKKYGRSIGFRYHDGKPGIVEGLLSRGDRRVGSVIRAVYEAGGRFDGWREHFSYDLWMASAQKALPEFGVDVDWYTTRERTYEEVLPWDHLDSGLDKDWLWEDWQDSLDETEVEDCRWTPCFDCGVCPQMDTSIQIGPTGKKLLPLTVVK